The sequence GGCTGGAGGAGAGCCAGTCCGTTTGCCTTGACACCAACAGCATTGTAGAGGGACTTGCGCAAGCTGGTATCCAGACCCATGTTGCGAACGACGATTGGTGCGATGAGAAGAACGAGGAAAAGCAGTAGCATGGCGAAGTAAAGGATGGCGAACCGGATCACACGCCTCTTGCGCAGCTTCGACTGCTTGAGGGAATAGATGGGCGGGCGGATTTGACGACTATCATCTAGATTAGCAAACCGAAAGGTATGGGAGGGATAGTGGCTGTTGAGGGAAAGTAACAAACCTAGGACGAAGCCAGAACAAGAGGACGGAGTGAAATTTGTCCGCGTATGGCACAGCGAGCCCGGGGagcatgaagaagaggatcgTGTGTCCCAGGACGAAATCGGCCGCGAAGTAGCCCAACTCAGTGATCTTGCAGAGGAACTCACGGCCAGGCTGCGAAAGCGAGTGCCATCCCATGTTGTACCACTTGCCGGTCCACCAGGCGATATTAGACTGATCGTTCTTGAACTCACGAGTCAAGGCCAACGAAACGATCAGCTTGTAGATAAAGCGCTGAATGGCCATCATGGCAATGATGCCGGAGACGGTGCGTGGCCAATTGAAGGACTCCAGGACGAAAAGGACCTCGAAGAAGACAAGGAGAACAATAACAGCGATGGCGTGAGCAATGGCAGCAAGAACTGCACCGAACTTCTTGCAGCACATGCTGAAGATAGGTCCCATACAACAGGCCATGCCGAAGAACATTCCAGCGACACCGGCGTTGACACCGATAGGGGCAACGGCGACGAGCGCAATTCGCAAAATGGCATTAGGAGCATATTGAGGGTCATCGCTGAACATGGTGCGGGAGTTGATGTACAAGTAGGGAATGAGGGTTACTGCGACGCCGAGAAGTGGAGCGACGATCTCACTGAAAAAGATGTTGGTGAAGCGCGCACGAGGAACGTCACCGGAACCCTTCTCAGAGGGGACACCCAGAAGCTTCTTCTTGTATCCAGTGAGTCGAGTTCGAGACAGACGACAGAACCCAATCCAAGAGGAGGCATGCGATCTGGAGTTGCCGCGCGAGAGCCAACGAAGGTAATCGCGATAGTCAATGAAAAAGTCATTCCAGGAGAATTGGTGAGGGTTGAAAAGGAATGGCGAGATAACCAAAGCCAGCAGCGATACCCAGAACCAGATCAAAGCAGCAGTCCACACACTCGTCGTAGCGAACAGGAGCATGAGCATAAGACGCGCGCCCAGATAGATTGAAGGACCGGCGAATCGAGAGTACAAAACACCGAATGGAATACGAGCAGTTGCAAAACCACGACCAGTACCGATGTATCGAGCACCACCGAAGGACAAATTCTGGTGCACAGCCTGAGAGTAGATCTGACAGACGAACACCTCGAACATGAAGGAGAATGACCCGAAGTGTTTCGCGAGACGGGTAGCCATCCGCCATACACCGCGTTCCGTCAACTCTTGGACAGCCAATGGAacgaaggagatgaagaagacaatgaagatggagatgacaCAGCGGTTCACCCAGTTGATGATGGGAACAAGATCCGCGCAATAAGTGGGCTCCAGAGGGTCGGTGATGGGCAAATCGGGGTTATAGCGACAGGTGATGGTCTCATGCTTCAGGGCACCGAGGTTGATCAGGACGACCATGAACATTTGCACAGACAACATAATGAACATGTTGTTAAGATGGAAACCAGGGTGGGCGCAGtagaaggacaagaagcgGTCCAGAGGAAGTTGAGTACCGAGGTAGTAGTATTCACGAGAAAGCATTTGCTCACCCATACCAGTACCGATCTTGGTGGTGAAATTCAGAATGGAGCCGAAACCCAAGTCACGACCCTTACCACATTGGTAGTACTCGCAATGCTTGATTCGTCCACCACGAAGAAGAGCGTTCATGCCAGCGTAGATATCCTCGTTTAGGTGAAGACCCTTTTGAGCCTTGGACACACCACCACGTGTACACATGAAGGTGGCGTTGAGGAAATCAGGGTGACCATAATGAAGCTTGCCACCAATCTGGGCAAGAGTACGGGCGAAGAGGGTACCGAATGTCTGTTCCTTGGAGGCGGCAACGTCACCGAGCACACCGATACTTTCAGAGAAAATGTACTCACGGGCGCCAAGAATTGCAACTGGAGTGGTTTCAGGCGACGGAACACCGGGAGTGTAAGGGGAGACGTTGTCCGTGGACAGTTCTTCGAACTCAGCCAGAACAGATCGGATCTTCAAACACTCCTCCAGGTAATTGTCTTGGTTGGCGTCAATCAATTGAATGTATTCACCACGGTAGAAGATGATGGCGTGATTCTGGTTGTCGGACTTTCCGTCTCCAAGGATAGGGTTTCCTGAGAGCTGAATGCGGAACTTGGGCTTTCGCATGCCGTTTTCAAGAAGTTCGCAGTGGCCGTCAATCAAAGCCGAATACAAACGCGGCTCCTCACCTTCATTGACAGGGGGCTCCTCATCAAGATAGGCAATTTGGAGATCAGGATAGGCGCGGAGCAGGAACTCGGTATTTTCACGCTCGTCCTTGCTGAACTTGGCATAACGCTGCATAGAGACACAGATGCGGAACTTGCGGCGAGCCATCCGTTCCAGTTCCCGTTCCAGCTTCTCAGAGTTGCCACCAAACATCTGAACAACCTCAGGGTTCTCCACACGGTACAGCAGCTTGATGGCCCGACTGTAGTTCATGAATCCGGAGATTGTTCTGTACAAGGTCTGAGACCGGAGAGAAGCCCAGATACGGGTGCGGAGGGTGTACTCAGGCGCAGCGGACTTGAAACCAATGCAGTAGAAAGGCAGATCGTCGATCTTGCTCTTGGCGgcgtctttctctcccttctcgcCGTATTCACCATTGAATTGAGATGTCTCATCGGCCAGGATCTTGGTGTCTTTCACAAAGCAGTCCCACTCATGAGGATGAAGCTGCTTGAGATATTCCAAAACAGTGACACGAGAGTACGGCTCATCTTCACGGATGATCTCGCGAAGCGACAAGAGGATCTTCTCAGAGTAGTGCGGGATGAGGACACTGAATGTGGGCATATTGTCAACAGGTAGAGGCTCGGGCATCGGGGTCGAAAGCGACTgggcgaagaaggagataCGGCGTTCAGCCTCACTACCCGCCGGGAAGAACTCGGTCTTAAAAGACTGATCCTCCTGGGAGACGAAGAAGGTTGGAGCACGAAGTGTACGCTTGCCCTCCTGCTCAGATGGAACCTGATGATACAAAAGCTTCTGGACGTGATCAATCGCCAGCAGGTGCTCACGGtacatggagatgatgatagCGTTCCAAACTTGAGATATAAGCACCTTGGGCTTGTACTTGATCTCCATGTCTGTGGTCGCCAAGACTTTGGAGTAGATACGCTTAGGCAGACGAGAGAAAATGTTTCTCCACGGAGACCAGATGGAAACACCCAGGTAGAATGACCGGGcgacggagaagatggtgttgCAAATAATGTACCACAAGTAACTATCCAGGAAGAACAGCGTCAAGTCCATGAAGAACATCAGACCGAGAAGAATCTGCGGTTGCTTGTGGCAGAGGATGTTCTTGAGATACTTCACACCGGTGCACTGGTAGATCTGCATTGGAGAAAGAATGCGAATGGGATCCTTGAGGGACAGAGTCAAGAAGAAGTAAGACTCGGCAAGCTTGGCGCCGAAGACGCACACCCAAAGACCGTAGGACATCCACATGTCGTTGCCAAAGAGACGAGGGAAGCTAGCCGTGAATGTCTGACTTGCCACATACTGCCGACCATTCTTTTTGAGGTAGCTGCCGAACAAAGCGCCCAACGGTTGAaccgagaagaagacggtggTGAGCAGCGCCAAAACGAAGTGGACAATTCCCAGTGCCAGACCAACCGGCTTCTGGATACCAGTGGGAAGCTTGTCCAGGAACCCGAAGATCACGACACCGGGAGCCAGGTTGATCAAGAAAACCGCAAGAACGAAGAAGAAACGCTTGCGCAGATGCTGAGCACCGGCCCATCGACGCGGGACATAGAGCCATTCGCAAATAGTGGCAAACAATTGAATAAATCCGGCAATGGCACCTCCGAAACCAACGGCTGCGAGCACCTTGGCAGTCTCGGGCTTTTGATCGAGTTGCTGTTGGTAATTAGGGGTGTACAAAGTCGGCGCGTTGTATGCAGTAAAGAACCAGAATGAACACAAGTGGATGACCCAGATACGGTTGAAATTAGTGACCATGTGGAACCAAGACCGAGTCTCCTTGTAGGTCTTGAAGAAGGCTTTTTTCCACACGACATCCTTCAACTTAGGCCAACGCTGTGCGGGAGGGAGATCGACTAGACGCGTTTTGTCCTCAAAACTGATTCGCTCGATTCCCTCAGGGTACCAGAAGAGCTGGTTCATGTCATCATAACCAATGATCTTGTTGTGGTCGAGCTCACGACGGACATACTTGCCCTCAAAGATCTCATATCCCTGGTCACGGCAGTACTGGTAGAGAGGGGTGATGATCTCATTGAGATAGGTGAATTCCTCCACTGGTTCCACGCGGGCCTGGCACTCAGGCGAGGAGTAGTAGTCATCGGCacacttgaagatgaagcagaGACATTCGGGCAAGAAGCGGACTTGATTTGCTTCACCCCAGCACAGAAGGTACAGAGCGATTTGGCGGGCGCGGTCGTGCTGAGACATCCGGTTCATGCGCGACTTCCAGCGGTACTCCGCGGCTTCGAGACTGTTGTCTCCTTCCAAAGCCTCTAGGGTAGCCTCCTCGTTCTCCGGGTTCTGCTTAGCTGCCTTTTGCGCAGCCTTGCGGGCCTTGCGAGTTTTCCGGTCGCCCTTGCCGAGTTTCATGTTGGAGAAGCCCACCGCATCATCCAGGTCAAGATGCGCGGCGAAGTACCAGCGGCGGTAGTTGGCATTGTGGCCTCCAATATAATCGGCGTGAAGGGACAAAAGTGCCTGGTTAGGAGTCATACGAGATGCCCGAGAGTCTAGGAGGGTCATCATATGGTCGTACATGTTCCGCATACTGTCTCGCTGGAAACCGAATTTGTTGACcaggtcgaggaagatgtcCTCGATTTCTTCCTTGGAAAGCGGAATTTGCGCATCAGAGGCCCAGGCAGGGTAGGGTTCCCGCGAACGCTGGCCAGCCGGCAACGCGTTTCCGTAGTCCATGCCGTAAACGGGAGTAGAGGCACCTGATGACCGATTTCCTCCATATGAGATCTGCGATGAGGGAGGGCGGTATCCATATCCTCCCCGACCGTACTGGCTATCAGTGTAGCTGTTGTAACGCTCGTCTCCACGCCCGTAATAATCCATGTCGGCGGCACGAGCGGTTTCGGACCTCATGGTGAAATCGCTGAAAGTCTCCGAGTCCTCCTCGGATTCATTTCCCCGTCGACCGCGGCCGTAGCCAGCTTGACCGGCATCGTAGTACTGATCGGCGTAGTATTCATCCTGATGACCGGATTCATAGTACCCTCCTTCGGCATAATCTTGGTTGCCTCCCTCTTGAGCGTAGGCATTCGGAGCACTATTTGAGAGCGTATCAGTTCACATTCGTCCAGCCCACTGCGTTGGAGAAGGTTTCCATCCGCAGCCCCAAGAAAGCTCATCAATCAAAAAGGCATCTCATACCCTCGGTCATAATACCCATCACCATATTCATGGTTGTCATAGTATGCCTGGCCAGCATGCTCATCCTGGTAATAGGAATCGCCGTGGGCTCCGGTATGACCGTAGTCATCCTCATAGTGGCCCgcctgctgttgctgctgctgctggtagCCGGACATATTGAAAGAGTCGCAATTGAATGCTGGATTCAAGCTCTGTATTATTTTTGGTGGTCTCAGCTCCAATATTCCAAGCTTTCCCTGCTAGAGGCTGATTCTCTCTGAGACCAGACCCTCTTCCAAAGCTAAATGCACGGCAAGACTGACCTCAACCACGACTCATGCAAAATATCGAACAGCGAAGAAACTGCGAACAGATCAAGGTCTTTTTTTAAACTTGTTCTCTGGATTGACAACGGCTTAATGCTGCATGGGCGAGGAATGAATGATGCTTGAGACGGAGTGAAAGTGTTTTGAACGGTTGCTAAAATAGGAGTTCGAGTCGAAACGAAGAGACTTTGGATCCGTGAGTCTCAAACTCGATCGGAAGTTGCAACGAGTGAAGCGAAAGACAGGGTGGCAGCAAATGCGATCAGAAAATCGATAGCACTTTCCCTTCACCGAACCTTCCTCAAAGAAACGAAAGTGTCGCCTCAGCAAGAGAAGATGGGATGGTAGAAGGgtaggagagaaaaaaaaaagatcagaaaACGAATGGAATGAGGAAGGGGCGGGTGAAAGGTTGGAAGTGAAAGTGGAAGGCCTGGGGGGAGGACAAGGCAGGCGAGGCTTgtgagggaggagggaaaataTTGGCTGGGCTGCGACTGCTGTTATTTTGGGATCGGGGGGTTGTGGGCTGGCTTCTTTCCAGCTAATTTACATGTGTACTGTTACAGTGTATTGACCAGGGGGAATGGGCGATGGGCAAGTACCGGTGGACTTGGCTCCTCCCTTTGCGTGGCTGGAATGGCATGTATCGTCCCAGTCATTGGTCAGCGAAAACCTGTAATGGTGGATCATGCTCAGGGACCGTCTGTATGGCATTGGTATTGCTCAGCACATCCAGTCATCCACATCTGCTGTGTATGTATTACAGTGTTTTATGGGTAATTGGGTACGGAGCCAGAAGTCATTTCCACACGCCAGTGGAGTATTGTAGTCGGTTTCTTACTCTTCGGACGCGTGTCTTGCAATATGATGGCCCAGAGGAGAGAGGTTAGTAAACCAATCTGTGAGATTGAGGGACCAGCCCATTCAATCAGTGTCTCAAGTTTACGGTTGACTCCTAGTCACTTACACTCTCGACGTTCCTACAGTCAAAAGCTCTGATCACGGGGGCAGGAAGCAACTCCGGGGCCTCATTGCATATACTGTGCCTCATACATATGTACTAAGGTAATTGTCCCGCTTGTGCGTCCGTTGCGTTCAGAATCGTTGACCGTTGTCATCCAACCCTCCAAGTTCGAGGGTATATACAGATGTTGAAGAGAAAGTCGTTATATGTAACTTATTACGCCTCTGTCTTTATTTTGTATGCAGCTTTCAGTCGGGAAATTGTACATGGATATATCTTTGGATGTGTCGACCGTAGATATATCGACTGCATGTTCAAGTATtgtcgatgatctcgcgcTTTGTTGGTGGGAGTTTTACAGTACTCGTGGTCCGCTCATTCTACCAGTCACGGTACACTTGAGTGACTTAATCATACCAGTATACAGTATGCACAATACCCGTCCAGACACACCCTGCAAACCTCGACACATCTAGGCCGCTTCAAAGTCTCCACCATCATGGCGCAAACAAGATCCTAATGTTATCGACCAATGATCAATGATCCAGATTAAGCTCCACCGCTAGCCATACACCAATGAGACTGAGCCAATCTCCTGGAGAATCCACGGACATTGCGACGGCCCCTGAAAACTGCCCCACCCGCAGCCTCCCAGCATGTCCTATGAGGTTGTCCCGCCGCCTGCAAGTTCCGGTCTTCCAAGTCATCGATTATGTGGTCGGAGCGGGTATCTTCCACCGGCCCTCTTGGGAGCCTGTGGCATGCCCTCATTTGCTCGTGCCCTGTTACCGTTCCCACTCCGGCACGCAGGGATAACTGTTGAGTGGTGGCCGACGCGATCTTCCCATTCCTCGTCTCTATGCAACAACGAGGGGAATCATGGAAGAAGGTCTTGATGCTTTTTCCATTCGCTTCCCGATCTTGTCTGTCGACGGAAATCGACAATGTCCATCACGGTGTACTCTTTCATTATCATATAGGGTTACTACGCCAGTACCTTGATGCCATACTGGAGCATCGACATAACACTGCCCAGCTGCTCACTTTTCATTATGTGTATCCTCGGGTTCGACTATGTACCTAGAGCACTGGCGACCTACACTATCTCCTACCACTGGAACTCCTTCGGGGCTTCAGATTGATACAATCACCTCCAAGCTTCTACCCAGTCCTCCAGTCCTGGTGCTTAGCCTCCGTTCACCCATGATGCTTCGAGTGTATCGCTTGGCGATGATCATTCTCCATTTTCGCCCATCGTTCACTTGGTGGAGGACCTGCATTGTATCATGTCTAAAACCTTGTCGGGCGTCAGGTTTCGATAACCATACCATACAATACAGGACCTACacaaaaacagaaaaacTTTGCCACTTCATTAATAGCAGCGACCATACCGTACCGTTCACGTAAAGCCCGCGAATCCACCAGCAAGTCGGGACTGTTCGTCACAGAGCATCTCTCGGGCCTTCggcgccccccccctcctggAACGCCATCGGGGAGGTGAATCTGTCGCTTTGGCGTTGTCTACCGTTGGAGCTTCTACCGGACCGAGCCCCAGCGCCGGTTTCTGATAGGTTCCACCGTTCCACAGATCCAGAGGTACCGCTCCACGACATTTCCAGTCGCACCAAAAACCGGCTGTCTCGTTCGAGCTCACGGCTCCGCTTTCCTTGATCGAACCTCAAGCCTCCCCCCAACTGTGCCTTGGAAGCACACTTGAACATCGCGGTCCAAGTGCGATAGCTTGTTAGCTGTTGCTGTACAGCCCGATCAGCTTCGGGTTCAGGAAAGCGTTGGCTGTCCAGTGTACCCTACTGATATGCTTGCAAAGCGGTAACTGGTTGCAGAATGCCGGATGAACGCCCAGCATTTACATATATAGACTTCCGCTTAGAGACTGACTGTACAACAGTGGCTGCGAGGTCAATTAATATTCTCTTTGTTCAATTAGTGGGTAGTCTATATGCTCACTACATACATTCATTTGGCACCACATCAACATAGACACCTGGGTCCAATGAGTGTCATGTATGGGTGAACAGATGTGTaaaataaataaaaagaaacctTGGTTGACGAAAGACACCTAAATCTGTTCAGTAGTATGTCCATGCCCCGCGACCGGCGCACCTTTCTTGAACCATGGGAGCTCGCTATCAGGTCAGCCCAGCTGTTCGAAGCACCTGTCCCAAACTTTGACAATCGCACCATTCAGAGTGGATCTAGCACGAAgtccagaaaaaaaaataaacaaaaagggaaaagaaatggaacTTGACTTGGTAGCGTCTTTGTTGCATTGCGATCGTCACTCTCCGCCCTCGCCTGTTCAAAAGCCGACGAATGATGAGAGATAGTCGGAAGTCTCCTTCCGCATGGGCCTTTTGAGTAACCAGTTCCATGACGGCTGTGGACTTGGTTCGGGTCTTGGCACTTGTTGATGGCTTGAATAATAGTCGACCTCTTGGAGGCTAGGTAGGTAGCatgtggatgatggatgatcaATTCAGCTGCAGGGCAATACTACTGTAGAGCCCAGTGCTAGGTCGACTATATATTTGTGGTACGAGCATCCATTCAAGGTTGGGTTCTGTAAAGGTACATCTGGTAAACTCCATCGTTGATCAGGCATTTCAATATATCGATGAGATACAAGTTGACGTTGTTCACGGTTTAAAAAGGGACTTCCTGACGCTAAGTGACATTATTGAATGATAAGGCTTGTTCTGAGATACGGAGGAGTGATCAGATCATCTCGACGAGGTGGACTTCCAGGCGGTGGACTTCTTTATGAAGACACCCGACCGTGATTCAATGAGCTCCTCCAGTCTCGGTGCTTCTACGAGCGCTCGTCGGCCATCGATTCACGCCTTTCTAAATTTGCTACAGCCTTTATGTATTTGAACGATTCCACCAACGGATATAGCCCGTGTATATTCATATACTGCACACTCAGTTTGTACACCTCCAAGATGTATAGTAAACACTTGAAAGTTTACAGATTCAGAACAACAAAAGATCAAAACTAGGCTCGATCCCTACCTACATACATCCCTTGAGCCAAATCTCTCATGCAATTGATGTTCCCGAATCAAATGCAGAAGCCACTCGAAGGTTGGCACTGCTTCAAGATTGATGCAAAATGCTTGACGCCCAAATCATAATTCGCCGCAGGAACCAGCGACACATCGACTGCAAGAAAGTGGAGACCGATCGTCGGTTTCTATCTTCCGGTCGCGGGTCTTCCCCTATCCCCTTTGAGTATTTACGCCTGGCTTTGTTTCCAGTTTCGGTGCACTCGAATCCTTCTTCAAGTGGCGCTGGGCCAGCCCAGCATGCCAAGATGAAGTGAATTTGCCAGCGTCCGGTCGGGTACGCCTCGAGATTGTCGCATTAATGACTGGAATACCGTTTTCAGAAGATCAGGCGCATCGTGCTCAACATGACAATCAGTAACTCATTACCGTGATGAACAGAGGctgtggagagagagagagggagcaTGAGGTGGCAAATGACTCCACCGTCTCCCAGATGTACTTTTGTCTGCTGATTGATCATGGATACGGAAGAGGGACACCCGATGTCGTTGCTGATTACTCTCGATCTGTCGGCCGGATGCATCGAACTACGTCTTGAAGAGCCCCCTCTCAGGGCGACTCTGGGCAGGATCAATGATGGGAGTATGAGATTCTTCTTGTATTGAATTTGCCGGTCTCATCTTTGGATGTTTGTATGTAATAAGTGAGTACAAACTTTGAGTCCCGGGCTAAAACAGGTACCGGCCTGACCCACAGTGGACGACTACTGTATCAGCGTATGCAAAGGCCCCCTTTGGATAGCCATGCACTTGGCTATCATAAGGTGGTGAGCAAAAGGCGGACGGTATTATGCACCGCAAAGCCACTATAGAGCATCTCATCGAGTATAGGCGTTACTGTCATGTACAGAGTACAACTCTAGTACATTGTTGACATGGTAAAAATCCATCGACCAAGACGCGTAACAATACCACGGATGTCACCGGGTAGGTTATTTTTATATACAGACAATAGTGTAAGCCGCTCAGCGGGGGGGTCCCGACTTGAAGTCTGTCAGACTCTGCGGAGACGAGTAGTCAAACCCGCAGAGGCTAGACCTCGTCGTGCCCTTAACTAGGGTCTTGAAACCAACCCACTTCACGAATTATTGAATGGCTCACTCTACTGCGGAGCAATGTGGATGGCCATTCTCGCCCTCGAGATAGCCATATAAATTTGAATGACTtacccccttccccctcaaTGTTGTACGCCTGGAGAATGAGCCCCTGTCCATTTCATCATTGAGGAGGCAACTGGCACCTTTCAGACACTGTAGTGGACGATTATGGAATCCATGGTTCATCAGATCGATGTCTACCGTGGTTGGAGGGGGACTACCTAGGCGTCTCTGAAAGATCTGCATGACCCTTCTTCCTAATTAATGGATGCAGGTGTCCAAGTCAATCAACTGTGTGAGGATTGATTCACATAGGAACTGTGTCCGGTGTCTTCGATGTATGAAGGCCATGTCCGCCTATCAGCACTGCTCTCCAGGAGATCCAGTCCTGGTCCTCAAACGGATACAGCCCGGCTCAAACGTTAAGCTTGACCTTATGCCTACTTGCAGACTGCGAGGGTGACTTGTGATGGCAAAGATACGAATAAGTAATAGACAGAGAGGTATCGATTTGTCTGATACCCTGAAGCGATAACTTCCTCCAGGTAAGTGGATTCAACTGGTATCTATTGGTACACCGCAGGGAATCCGCTTGACAGAAACTTCCTACACCTGCATCTATATCATGGACATCAAACCTGAAAACGATCGAAATCTCTCCACTCCCTCTTGAGAATAGACAAGGCATCTCTTCGGTGGATTAAATGcccccacctcccccccctctccccccccggTCACAGAGGAGACTGCACATTTCACAGATGAGAAGAGTATCCATTATCCCATTTTTAACACTCTATCACTCTCTCGTGAACAGCGAGAAATACGTTCCCTTGATCCTGGAAATATATACAGGCTGCAAGCGGCCCTAGGCTTGTATGCTGCCAATTGGACCTATCGAGAATTTCTCTGGTTCTCTAGAGACTCTTTGAAGAACAGCACTTTTCTAGCCAAGCTGGAGATGGAGCAAGGGGAGGTCTTTGTGAGTAGGTGCTGCCTCAAAGCACGATGATGACCTGTCGAGGAACGTTGGGACTGATACTGGTGAGGACGTTGTATCACTGCAAAATGTAAGGTATACTAGCATAGGCCATATATGGACAAAAATAGATCCATCCCGTATCCGAAATGAGAGTTTATTATAGTAAAAAGGCAATGCGACTCAGTATCTGCACGTCAAGTTACCTCTGTGAATGGATGAGTCGATTAAAAGAGATTAATTAGGTAACCCTCAAGCTACTTTGGTTCGTACAGTGTCCTACCTGCTTAAGGATAGTGCTCTCGACGGTGGGGCTGATAAGCTTTGAAAAAGCTCATCAAATTGCAACATTGTGAATAGAAATAGCATCTGGGTAGCATGTTGGATTAGTAGCGCCTGGATTGCTGGTATTGAGAGTATGTCATGGACTCCTCTATTGAAGAACCAGGGAAGTAAACACAGACTTGAACTAATACACAGCATTTTTGAAGCAACATGTGAATACCAGTGAAGACATAGGTTCTCTGTTTCTCTGTGCACAAATCCTACTTTTGCTCGCTAGGGTTCGTCAGACAGTGTTAGAAGAGCTAAAGATTTCGTGCCTGACTACTTATAGTATCAGGAAATACTCCATCATCGAGTTCATACTTATTGCCTACATCCGGGGTTATTGATCTCTGGATTCAAACTTCAGACGCGGGATAGCTGTAATTCCCTTCTTCAAAACCCTGGCTAGCC comes from Penicillium oxalicum strain HP7-1 chromosome I, whole genome shotgun sequence and encodes:
- a CDS encoding 1,3-beta-glucan synthase component FKS1 → MSGYQQQQQQQAGHYEDDYGHTGAHGDSYYQDEHAGQAYYDNHEYGDGYYDRGAPNAYAQEGGNQDYAEGGYYESGHQDEYYADQYYDAGQAGYGRGRRGNESEEDSETFSDFTMRSETARAADMDYYGRGDERYNSYTDSQYGRGGYGYRPPSSQISYGGNRSSGASTPVYGMDYGNALPAGQRSREPYPAWASDAQIPLSKEEIEDIFLDLVNKFGFQRDSMRNMYDHMMTLLDSRASRMTPNQALLSLHADYIGGHNANYRRWYFAAHLDLDDAVGFSNMKLGKGDRKTRKARKAAQKAAKQNPENEEATLEALEGDNSLEAAEYRWKSRMNRMSQHDRARQIALYLLCWGEANQVRFLPECLCFIFKCADDYYSSPECQARVEPVEEFTYLNEIITPLYQYCRDQGYEIFEGKYVRRELDHNKIIGYDDMNQLFWYPEGIERISFEDKTRLVDLPPAQRWPKLKDVVWKKAFFKTYKETRSWFHMVTNFNRIWVIHLCSFWFFTAYNAPTLYTPNYQQQLDQKPETAKVLAAVGFGGAIAGFIQLFATICEWLYVPRRWAGAQHLRKRFFFVLAVFLINLAPGVVIFGFLDKLPTGIQKPVGLALGIVHFVLALLTTVFFSVQPLGALFGSYLKKNGRQYVASQTFTASFPRLFGNDMWMSYGLWVCVFGAKLAESYFFLTLSLKDPIRILSPMQIYQCTGVKYLKNILCHKQPQILLGLMFFMDLTLFFLDSYLWYIICNTIFSVARSFYLGVSIWSPWRNIFSRLPKRIYSKVLATTDMEIKYKPKVLISQVWNAIIISMYREHLLAIDHVQKLLYHQVPSEQEGKRTLRAPTFFVSQEDQSFKTEFFPAGSEAERRISFFAQSLSTPMPEPLPVDNMPTFSVLIPHYSEKILLSLREIIREDEPYSRVTVLEYLKQLHPHEWDCFVKDTKILADETSQFNGEYGEKGEKDAAKSKIDDLPFYCIGFKSAAPEYTLRTRIWASLRSQTLYRTISGFMNYSRAIKLLYRVENPEVVQMFGGNSEKLERELERMARRKFRICVSMQRYAKFSKDERENTEFLLRAYPDLQIAYLDEEPPVNEGEEPRLYSALIDGHCELLENGMRKPKFRIQLSGNPILGDGKSDNQNHAIIFYRGEYIQLIDANQDNYLEECLKIRSVLAEFEELSTDNVSPYTPGVPSPETTPVAILGAREYIFSESIGVLGDVAASKEQTFGTLFARTLAQIGGKLHYGHPDFLNATFMCTRGGVSKAQKGLHLNEDIYAGMNALLRGGRIKHCEYYQCGKGRDLGFGSILNFTTKIGTGMGEQMLSREYYYLGTQLPLDRFLSFYCAHPGFHLNNMFIMLSVQMFMVVLINLGALKHETITCRYNPDLPITDPLEPTYCADLVPIINWVNRCVISIFIVFFISFVPLAVQELTERGVWRMATRLAKHFGSFSFMFEVFVCQIYSQAVHQNLSFGGARYIGTGRGFATARIPFGVLYSRFAGPSIYLGARLMLMLLFATTSVWTAALIWFWVSLLALVISPFLFNPHQFSWNDFFIDYRDYLRWLSRGNSRSHASSWIGFCRLSRTRLTGYKKKLLGVPSEKGSGDVPRARFTNIFFSEIVAPLLGVAVTLIPYLYINSRTMFSDDPQYAPNAILRIALVAVAPIGVNAGVAGMFFGMACCMGPIFSMCCKKFGAVLAAIAHAIAVIVLLVFFEVLFVLESFNWPRTVSGIIAMMAIQRFIYKLIVSLALTREFKNDQSNIAWWTGKWYNMGWHSLSQPGREFLCKITELGYFAADFVLGHTILFFMLPGLAVPYADKFHSVLLFWLRPSRQIRPPIYSLKQSKLRKRRVIRFAILYFAMLLLFLVLLIAPIVVRNMGLDTSLRKSLYNAVGVKANGLALLQPLDKGLNDTVSYYTGSGLPAGFSSHAVVTPTAGNFDFQRLL